TTAAACAGCTGGATGAAGATTCCCTCATGCTTGTGAAGGATCTCTTTGAGGATGAGCTGTCCCTTGAAATAGAGTAACTGGCGCCTTCCTTCCCCTATTACTTAACTTTATTTATAATGAGTTCGATAATTATCATGACTGAATTTTTTTAGTGGAGGATTCAATACCATGCGAAGTTTTGAGAAACTGACTTTCCTTAAGGAATACATCCCTATAAAGAAGAAGGAGGGCGGGGAGAAAAACATAGGCCTCCTTGTTGATGGACCTAACATGCTGAGGAAGGAGTTCAGCCTCAACCTTGACCTTGTAAGGAAAATATTATCTGAATACGGAAACATGCGGGTTGGAAAGGTTCTTTTAAACCAGTACGCCTCTGATAAACTTATAGAGGCAATCGTTAACCAGGGCTTTACACCTATTGTTGTTGCAGGAGATACCGATGTTTACATGGCTGTTGAAGCCATGGAATTGATTTACAACCCTAATATTGATATAATAGCCCTCATGACCCGTGATGCTGATTTCCTCCCCATAATCAACAAGGCAAAGGAAAATGGCAAGAACACCCTTGTTATAGGGGCTGAACCAGGATTCAGCGCTGCACTTCAGAATTCTGCAGACCATGCAATAATCCTGAAATCAGAGAACAGCAGGGCAAAAAGACCCCGGCCATCTGAGGAACATTAGGAACAGATGGACATATACTGGAACTGCTGTGTGTGAACTTTAAAAGGTGAAGGGATGCTTACTGAAGACATCATGGATGAGGTTAAACGCAGGGAACACGCCCTTGAAATAATAAGGAAACGTATAGGTGATCATGGCCGCAGCGGCATCTATGACCTTACAGGGCTCTCAGGCGGATTCTCCCTTGATGAGGATGACATGGCCCTCCTTGAAACCTATGTGGGGCCGGCAGTCTTCGAGGAAAGACTCCAGGAGGCGGGTGTAAGGCACCTTGGAGGGGAGAAGGTTGCTGCATTCAACAGGACAAGCAGCGCAATACTTGCAGCCGTACTTGCAATCACAGAGCCAGGTTCAGCGCTGATACACTATCTCCCTGAGATGCCATCCCATCCATCGGTCCCTCTGAGCGCCGAGCTTGCATCTGTAAGGTACCATGAAACCGATGATTTCAGAGAACCCTTCCCTGAAGACACCAGCCTTGTTGTTGTAACAGGCTCCACAATGGACCACCGGGTCATCTCAGAATCACTTCTCAAGGACATCATAGGGAGGGCCGGTGATGCAGGCATTCCTGTCCTCGTGGACGATGCATCGGGAGCCAGGCTGAGGACGGTTATATTTAATCAGAGGAGGGCCTGCGACCTGGGCGCTGACCTTGCAGTTACAAGCACGGATAAACTCATGCATGGTCCGCGGGGAGGATTGATGGCAGGCAGGGCTGACCTCATTGACAGGGTGAAGTCAAAGGCGTATCAGTTTGGACTTGAGGCGCAGCCCCCCCTTATAGCTGCAATGGTAAGGGCCCTTGAGGATTTTGATCCTTCAGATATCCTTGAAGCCCTTGAAAGGAAAGGGGAGCTCCTTGAGATGATGGATGACCCTGACATTGAGGAGACACCGACAGGTATCATGATCAGAACAGAGTCCCTAAGGAGGAGATACGGCTCAACATGGAGCGGTGAGGATCTCTCCGCGGCCCTTGCAATGATACTCCTTGAGGACCATGGGATAATCACAATACCTGCGGCTGGAATGCCGGGGGCATCAATGACCATCAGGCTGGACCTTGCAGCCGCGGATGCAGGAAGACTTGGAGCAGAGGCCATAAAGTCTGCGCTCACTGATTCAATGAGGAAGCTTGCAGGGATCATCGATGATGCTTCGGCAATGAGGAGAACCATATTCGGCTGATTTTCCATCTCCTGGTAGCTTAATTGGGAGGTATCTTATCTGATAGTTATTGATGGATCCTACGGTGAGGGAGGGGGTGCCGTTGTAAGGGTATCGGTGGCACTTGCAGCGGTAACCTCCAGGAGGATACGGATACACAGTATAAGGGCCAGAAGGCCCCGTAAAGGCCTTTCACATCAGCACCTTACAGCTGTAAGGGCCATTGCAGAAATCAGTGATGGAACCCTTAGGGGGGATGAACTCGGATCCCAGGAACTTGAATTTTCACCGGGAACCATAGGCGGCGGGAACTTCACCTTCGACGTTAAAACAGCAGGAAGCACGGGCCTGGTACTCCAGGCCATCCTGATTGCAGGGGCGGCAGCTGATGGCAGACTTGATGTCACGGTATCAGGGGGTACCGATGTTCTCTGGGCCCCCACAATCGATTACCTTTCAGAGGTAACCCTGCCACTACTGGAGAAGATGGGTTACTGTGCCAGGCTGGAACTCATTCAGAGGGGCTACTATCCCCGCGGCGGCGGAAGGGTGAGGGCAACTATAGAACCGTCAGAACTAAAACCCATCATCCTTGAGGATGCAGAAATTGACTTCATAGCCGGTATCTCCCACGCAGGAAACCTGCCGCTCCATGTGGCTGAAAGACAGGCAGATGAAGCCCTCAGGGTTTTAAGGAAGACGGGTCTTGATGTTGATATAGCTGTAGAGGAAGCCGACTGTCCCCTGGGCAGGGGCTCGGGGATAACCCTCTGGGCGGGGGGTAACACGAGACTTGGCGCAACATCACTTGGGAGGCCGGGTAAAAGGGCTGAGCTGGTAGGATCAGAAGCCGCAAAGGAGCTCCTGGGGTTTATTGAAGCTGGAAGCCCCCTTGACAGGTACATGGGTGATCAGATAGTACCCTACATTGCAATGGCCGGATCTTCAAGGGTGGGGACATATGAATTAACCCTTCACGCAGAGACCAACATATTCCTGGCCGAGAGGATAACTGGAAGGCCCTTCAAAGTACAGGGGGCGTCTGGAAAGCCCGCCATCATAGAAACAGCATAAGGTCCTCAAAATTTCGTTTTAACTGATTAAATGCCTAATTTAGAATTAGATTTTATTAAGGCGTGCTGCAAGATTCCGGAGGTATTTATTAGGCTGTAATTTACTTAATTAGATTTAATGGGCAGCTCTGCCTCTTAAAAAATAGAAGTAATTGTTTATCAGTGGTGTATGCACTCCCCTGATATTATCTTCCTCAGGGTACCATCATCGAGTTCAAGGATAAGGGCCCCCTCACTGTTTATACCAACAGCCTCACCATATACAATCTCACCGAGCTGTTTTCTTATTTCAACTCTACTGCCGATGGTTTTGGACAGTTTCCTCCATTCGGATAGAATCTCATCAATTTCACCATCTTTAAATGAGTTATAGACATCCTCAAAGTTTTCAAGGAACTTTTCTATCAATGCACCGGATTCTATGTCCCTTTTGAGCTCATTTTTAAGTGAAGTCGCCCCTTCCCTGAGGTCATCAGGGAATGCCTTCACATCCACATTGGTATCTATACCGATGCCCACAACAACATATTCCAGGGTGTTGAAACGGACATGGGCCTCTGTAAGTATTCCGCAGACCTTTTTGTCCCCTATAAGGATGTCATTGGGCCATTTTATACCAACTTCAAGGCCACATTCATCCTGCAGGGTCCTTGCAACTGCAACTCCGGTTACAAGGGTGAGGAGGAGGGCCCTTGATGGATGTACCTCAGGCCTCAGGATGATTGACATCCAGATACCGCCCTCTGGTGATATCCAGGGTTTCCCCCTCCTGCCACGACCACGGGACTGGGTCTTTGCAATTACAACCGTGCCCTCAGAGGCACCCTCCTCAGCCAGGCGCTTCGCCACGTTGTTTGTGGAGTCAACCTCATCAAAGCATTCAATTCTATGACCTATGTAACTCGTTTTTGCCTTAACGCTGCATGGATCATAATCTCCCATAACATCACCCCCTCCGGGCATGCATGTATGTTCCTATGGCTGCGGATATGGCAGCCACCTTCTTTGATGGCAGGAATGTTGACTGGAGGCGTTCAACCATCTCCTGATCCTCCTTAACGATTTTTTCCATCTCAGCGTCTATTCCTCTCCGGTGCTCATCGACGAAGTGGGTGTGGAGTTCCCCCCTTCTGAAGGCTTCATTCCTCATTATCGCCTTATGGAATGGTATGGTTGTCTTAACCCCCAGGATTATGTACTCGCTGAGGGCCCTTTTCATCCTGTTTATTGCCTCATCACGGGTCATGCCCCAGACTATGAGTTTTGATATCATGGAGTCATAGAATGGGGGTATCTCATAGTTCATGTAAACCCCACTGTCAACCCTGACACCTATACCCCCGGGGGACCTGTAACCCGTGATCTTACCAGGATTCGGGGCGAAGTCTGCAAGGGGGTTCTCTGCGTTTATCCTGCATTCAATGGCATGGCCCCTTATACTCACATCCTCCTGTGAGAACTCCAGCTCCTCACCGGCAGCAACCTTTATCTGTTCCTTAACAAGATCAACACCGGTTATCACCTCGGTTATGGGGTGCTCCACCTGTATCCTTGTGTTCATCTCCAGGAAATAGAAGTCCCCCTTTGAGTAGAGGAACTCAACGGTTCCAGCATTCTCATACCCGATGTATTCAGCTGCCCTGACAGCTGCTGAACCCATCCTCTCCCTCAGTTCAGGGGTCATGATGGGTGATGGTGCCTCCTCTATGAGTTTCTGGTGCCTCCTCTGTATTGAGCACTCCCTGTCCGCCAGGTGTATAACTTTACCTGATTCATCTGCCATTACCTGGAATTCGATGTGCCTTGGTTTTTCAAGGTACTTTTCTATGTAGATGGTGGGGTCTCCGAAGGCGGATTCAGCAACTGATCTTGTGGACTTAAAGGCCCTTACAAGTTCGTCCTCCTCATAGACGGCCCTCATACCTATACCCCCTCCACCGGCAGAGGCCTTTATGATGACCGGGTAGCCGATGGAATCAGCTATCCTGGCAGCATCGTCGGGGCTGTCAACACCCTTCTCTGTCCCGGGGATCACCGGAACCCCGGCCTTTTCCATGAGCTTCTTTGAGGTTATCTTATCACCCATAGCCTCTATAACTGAACTCCTTGGCCCTATGAGTTTGATGCCATGTTTTTCACATTCCTCACCCAGGGAGGGGTTCTCTGCAAGGAAACCGTAACCGGGGTGTATTGCCTCTGCACCGCTTTTTTCAGCAACCTCAATGATCCTGTCCACACGGAGGTAACTCTGGGAGGGGGCGGGTTTTCCTATTTCATAGGCCTCATCAGCATATCTGGTGAAGAGGGCGTTCTTATCTGCCTCTGAGTAGACCGCCACACTCTTGACTCCCAGCTCTCTGCATGCACGCATAACTCTTATCGCTATCTCACCACGGTTTGCAACAAGGATTTTACTGAACATGTGACCGCATCCTGTAGTTGGATATCATACAAGTATATATGGAGCTACCTCTTTTTAACTGTAAAGCCAGTTATTATATTATATATACGGGGGTTCTATGCCTGGAGGGGGTTGATCTGCTTTGTTGTATGATATGGTCTTATTGGAGATGGTGACTGTATGATAAAGAGGAAAAGACACCTTGAGATGCTTCTTGAAAAAATCCCCCCACATCCTGGACCCGATCCTGAACTTGAACAGTACCTGACTCCAGCCCCCATCGCCGCTGAGGTTCTGTGGTCGGCAAGGAGCATGGGGGATATTGAGAAGAGGCGCCTGATTGACCTTGGCTGCGGTACAGGGATGCTGGGGATCGGAGCGGCCCTTCTGGGTGCAGAACATGTTTACTGTGTTGATATTGATGAGGAGGCCCTGAAAGTGGCCCGGGCAATGGCAGATGATCTTGGACTTGAGAACATGACCTTCATCGCTGCGGACATCCGGTCTATGGGCCAGGACATTCC
The sequence above is drawn from the Methanothermobacter wolfeii genome and encodes:
- a CDS encoding TIGR00288 family NYN domain-containing protein, with the translated sequence MRSFEKLTFLKEYIPIKKKEGGEKNIGLLVDGPNMLRKEFSLNLDLVRKILSEYGNMRVGKVLLNQYASDKLIEAIVNQGFTPIVVAGDTDVYMAVEAMELIYNPNIDIIALMTRDADFLPIINKAKENGKNTLVIGAEPGFSAALQNSADHAIILKSENSRAKRPRPSEEH
- a CDS encoding TIGR03576 family pyridoxal phosphate-dependent enzyme; the encoded protein is MLTEDIMDEVKRREHALEIIRKRIGDHGRSGIYDLTGLSGGFSLDEDDMALLETYVGPAVFEERLQEAGVRHLGGEKVAAFNRTSSAILAAVLAITEPGSALIHYLPEMPSHPSVPLSAELASVRYHETDDFREPFPEDTSLVVVTGSTMDHRVISESLLKDIIGRAGDAGIPVLVDDASGARLRTVIFNQRRACDLGADLAVTSTDKLMHGPRGGLMAGRADLIDRVKSKAYQFGLEAQPPLIAAMVRALEDFDPSDILEALERKGELLEMMDDPDIEETPTGIMIRTESLRRRYGSTWSGEDLSAALAMILLEDHGIITIPAAGMPGASMTIRLDLAAADAGRLGAEAIKSALTDSMRKLAGIIDDASAMRRTIFG
- the rtcA gene encoding RNA 3'-terminal phosphate cyclase; this encodes MALAAVTSRRIRIHSIRARRPRKGLSHQHLTAVRAIAEISDGTLRGDELGSQELEFSPGTIGGGNFTFDVKTAGSTGLVLQAILIAGAAADGRLDVTVSGGTDVLWAPTIDYLSEVTLPLLEKMGYCARLELIQRGYYPRGGGRVRATIEPSELKPIILEDAEIDFIAGISHAGNLPLHVAERQADEALRVLRKTGLDVDIAVEEADCPLGRGSGITLWAGGNTRLGATSLGRPGKRAELVGSEAAKELLGFIEAGSPLDRYMGDQIVPYIAMAGSSRVGTYELTLHAETNIFLAERITGRPFKVQGASGKPAIIETA
- a CDS encoding biotin--[acetyl-CoA-carboxylase] ligase encodes the protein MGDYDPCSVKAKTSYIGHRIECFDEVDSTNNVAKRLAEEGASEGTVVIAKTQSRGRGRRGKPWISPEGGIWMSIILRPEVHPSRALLLTLVTGVAVARTLQDECGLEVGIKWPNDILIGDKKVCGILTEAHVRFNTLEYVVVGIGIDTNVDVKAFPDDLREGATSLKNELKRDIESGALIEKFLENFEDVYNSFKDGEIDEILSEWRKLSKTIGSRVEIRKQLGEIVYGEAVGINSEGALILELDDGTLRKIISGECIHH
- a CDS encoding acetyl-CoA carboxylase biotin carboxylase subunit; amino-acid sequence: MFSKILVANRGEIAIRVMRACRELGVKSVAVYSEADKNALFTRYADEAYEIGKPAPSQSYLRVDRIIEVAEKSGAEAIHPGYGFLAENPSLGEECEKHGIKLIGPRSSVIEAMGDKITSKKLMEKAGVPVIPGTEKGVDSPDDAARIADSIGYPVIIKASAGGGGIGMRAVYEEDELVRAFKSTRSVAESAFGDPTIYIEKYLEKPRHIEFQVMADESGKVIHLADRECSIQRRHQKLIEEAPSPIMTPELRERMGSAAVRAAEYIGYENAGTVEFLYSKGDFYFLEMNTRIQVEHPITEVITGVDLVKEQIKVAAGEELEFSQEDVSIRGHAIECRINAENPLADFAPNPGKITGYRSPGGIGVRVDSGVYMNYEIPPFYDSMISKLIVWGMTRDEAINRMKRALSEYIILGVKTTIPFHKAIMRNEAFRRGELHTHFVDEHRRGIDAEMEKIVKEDQEMVERLQSTFLPSKKVAAISAAIGTYMHARRG
- a CDS encoding METTL5 family protein; amino-acid sequence: MIKRKRHLEMLLEKIPPHPGPDPELEQYLTPAPIAAEVLWSARSMGDIEKRRLIDLGCGTGMLGIGAALLGAEHVYCVDIDEEALKVARAMADDLGLENMTFIAADIRSMGQDIPGIEPADTVIQNPPFGSQERAERGADRVFMETALSLGRVIYSFHMAGAEDFVCRYYEKLGGRVTHRMPLRFPIPRTYSFHREEVSTVNVVVLRIESI